In Scylla paramamosain isolate STU-SP2022 chromosome 1, ASM3559412v1, whole genome shotgun sequence, one DNA window encodes the following:
- the LOC135102782 gene encoding uncharacterized protein LOC135102782 isoform X2, translated as MSVLLYDLFFISLFLSSPSGATKEVGAALTRICLRHRAVENRVRTLTTALVECVVLPLQERVEEWRRSQHALDKDHTKEYKKARSEIKKRAENAARLQKKAKKAGKNSELNKVLESTVVDLRARFGALEEVERTAVRNALTEERARYCAFAHALTPVLVEEVGLVSELGHLQEVMTQLEKHSADPHTLPPASEQVLLDIKGGEAQWSWQTPPSSPSSLGSRKSSMCSISSLNSSSSSSTHSPSHHTRPRSVSQGTRLVSVSSQDSGFTSQDTLCQPPHTAALQASGLSEHSGGSEGSTPSPATTNATWPNLTDPALQHKPAPTLSDRPHTISSAYEKGRDRPPLTVYTFQPPEGHSGLGSPQLESGGMSPLMSHTATISRRSSRTSLHHNLSSSSQESLTASGKSKPPVPNRCSSLERPIVPEKKPVIRSHQQQPPPQHPQRGMPHYSSNKLPLLPDFNKAAPDMIVPQPVYSNMAEICGSVGSGSYMQLSSGSEAVEPERPSGPLAAGNKGPVSTPSPESKASSEEFDASKYCTLRRYSDSQPLQHYQPGRVVLRRHLSQSGVGSMPSGTLRRSGSHGHKPPPPVRRTPSISTISTPTPSSAGSLTNLNPSSSCISLNNSPTHLNSSSSTLSSSSSINGNINSGGSGSPSQGSSTSSPLQRTDSESSTPVGSLENLPPPPAFLLEDGAEDTNPPPDPDLTTPEGIRFICDPAGPPAPIQDKCLQQRVMTVSDTVKTLQESHHQPSSPVTHRRSQSLRCNQPAYKAVQLLEERRVSLEDARASLMTTLNAQLAAQINQQQTKQVQKPYMVREGSQSPRMSRSRLGSVQEVTETLHHPPVNHPVVREIKQDLSSVKKEPEQVLQQHQPVVHHHLTQTPTNSNQVHVQESQQVHMIEDKQNSGTPPQGTILHKDRGHVAFLDTLNKKLAQRQSGESAPSPGSPKLNSRKTQSVAAPTTHPKPHPNGSAPVALVQRSGSGASEKASKVRQWIASKTMSSEKKSTAEVAALRESLLDQIKRGKQLKKAKFVADRSAPQVS; from the exons CGCCCTGGTGGAGTGTGTGGTGCTGCCGCTtcaggagagagtggaggagtggagacgCTCGCAGCACGCCCTGGATAAAGATCACACCAAAG AATATAAGAAGGCCCGCTCAGAAATCAAGAAGAGAGCAGAAAACGCCGCAAGACTAcagaagaaggcgaagaaggcTGGGAAGAACTCTGAACTCAACAAG GTTCTGGAGTCGACAGTGGTGGATCTCCGGGCTCGCTTCGGGGCCCTGGAGGAGGTCGAAAGAACAGCGGTGCGCAATGCCCTGACGGAGGAGCGGGCCCGCTACTGTGCCTTCGCCCACGCCCTCACCCCTGTCCTG GTAGAGGAGGTGGGGCTGGTGAGCGAGCTGGGCCACCTGCAGGAGGTCATGACCCAGCTGGAGAAGCACTCGGCAGACCCCCACACCCTGCCCCCAGCCAGTGAACAG GTGCTCCTGGACATCAAGGGCGGCGAGGCTCAGTGGTCCTGGCAGACACCACCCTCATCCCCATCCTCCCTGGGCTCCCGCAAGTCGTCCATGtgttccatctcctccctcaactcctcctcctcctcctccactcactccccCTCACACCACACCCGCCCACGCTCAGTCAGCCAG GGCACGAGGCTGGTGAGTGTGTCGTCGCAGGACTCGGGCTTTACCTCCCAGGACACTCTCTGTCAACCTCCTCACACTGCTGCCCTTCAG GCTTCAGGGTTGTCAGAACACTCTGGTGGGTCTGAGGGCAGCACTCcctcccccgccaccaccaatgccacctggcccaacctgactgacccggCTCTCCAGCACAAGCCGGCACCAACACTCAGTGACCGGCCACACACCATCTCTTCAG CATACGAGAAGGGCAGAGACCGTCCACCACTGACTGTGTACACGTTCCAGCCTCCCGAAGGACACAGTGGCTTGGGCTCCCCTCAG CTTGAGAGTGGTGGCATGAGTCCCCTGATGAGCCACACGGCCACCATCTCCAGGCGCTCTTCCCGCActtccctccaccacaaccTGTCTTCATCCAGCCAAGAAAGCCTCACAGCCTCA GGCAAATCAAAGCCTCCCGTGCCAAATCGCTGTTCATCTCTGGAACGACCAATTGTGCCTGAGAAGAAGCCAGTCATTCGAAGTCACCAGCAGCAGCCGCCTCCACAGCATCCACAGCGAGGAATGCCACACTACAGCTCAAATAAACTGCCTCTGTTGCCAGACTTCAACAAGGCAGCTCCTGACATGA TTGTGCCTCAGCCAGTGTACAGCAACATGGCAGAAATATGTGGCAGTGTTGGCAGTGGAAGCTACATGCAACTTAGCAGTGGCAGTGAGGCTGTAGAGCCTGAACGACCCAGTGGTCCTCTGGCTGCAGGAAACAAGGGGCCCGTGTCTACGCCGTCGCCTGAGTCAAAAGCTTCATCAGAGG AGTTTGATGCAAGCAAGTACTGCACACTTCGCCGCTACTCTGACTCACAACCCCTGCAGCACTATCAGCCAGGAAGAGTTGTCCTCCGCAGGCACCTCTCTCAGTCAG GTGTTGGCTCAATGCCTAGTGGCACCCTGAGGAGGTCTGGCTCCCACGGCCAcaaaccgccaccaccagttcGGAGGACTCCTTCCATCTCCACAATCTCCACACCCACTCCATCATCGGCCGGCTCCCTCACCAACCTTAACCCATCATCATCGTGCATTAGCCTTAACAACTCGCCCACTCACCTCAATTCCTCCAGCAGCACCcttagcagtagtagcagtataaatggaaatataaacagtggtggcagtggaagtCCTAGTCAGggaagcagcaccagcagtcCCTTGCAGCGCACAGACAGCGAGTCAAGTACACCTGTTGGCTCATTAgaaaatcttcctcctccaccagcttTCTTGTTGGAAGATGGGGCTGAAGACACCAATCCTCCTCCAGATCCGGACCTCACCACTCCAGAAGGAATAAGGTTCATATGTGACCCTGCTGGCCCTCCAGCACCCATACAGGATAAATGTTTGCAGCAGCGTGTGATGACTGTGAGTGACACTGTGAAGACCCTCCAGGAGAGTCACCATCAGCCTTCCTCTCCTGTGACACACAGGCGTTCTCAGTCTTTAAGGTGCAACCAGCCTGCCTATAAAGCAGTCCAACTCCTGGAAGAACGCAGAGTTTCCTTGGAAGATGCCAGAGCATCTCTTATGACTACTTTAAATGCCCAACTTGCCGCTCAGATCAACCAACAACAAACCAAACAAGTACAGAAACCCTAcatggtgagagaaggaagccAGTCTCCCCGCATGAGTCGGTCTCGACTGGGTTCAGTGCAAGAAGTCACAGAAACTTTGCATCATCCTCCAGTAAATCATCCTGTAGTACGTGAGATCAAGCAGGACTTGAGTTCTGTTAAGAAGGAACCAGAGCAAGTACTGCAGCAGCACCAGCCAGTGGTCCATCATCATCTGACTCAAACACCAACAAATTCAAATCAGGTACATGTACAGGAGTCTCAGCAAGTGCACATGATTGAGGATAAACAGAACAGTGGTACTCCTCCACAAGGCACAATATTGCATAAGGATCGTGGACATGTGGCATTTCTTGATACTTTAAACAAAAAACTGGCTCAGAGACAATCAGGTGAATCGGCACCTTCCCCTGGATCCCCAAAACTTAACTCAAGGAAAACCCAGTCTGTGGCAGCCCCAACAACACACCCAAAACCTCATCCTAATGGCAGTGCTCCTGTGGCTCTTGTGCAGCGTTCCGGGTCTGGTGCAAGTGAAAAGGCCTCAAAAGTTCGACAGTGGATTGCAAGTAAAACAATGAGTAGTGAAAAGAAAAGCACTGCAGAGGTTGCTGCTCTAAGGGAATCACTTCTTGATCAGATCAAACGTGGAAAACAGTTAAAGAAAGCCAAGTTTGTTGCTGATAGATCAGCTCCTCAAGTTTCTTGA